One Vanessa atalanta chromosome 6, ilVanAtal1.2, whole genome shotgun sequence genomic window carries:
- the LOC125064933 gene encoding uncharacterized protein LOC125064933, protein MKTLVFLSFVILIFVSTCWARDMIVGTSYNTRLVWQQKAEYRAIPFKKRVKEVFYTDPSQQIIRGVIARDLDHNDATATITAGGVGSSFVNIRMKSERGGSLNYQIEIYV, encoded by the exons aTGAAAACGTTAGTGTTTTTGAGTTTTGTTATACTTATCTTTGTATCAACATGCTGGGCTCGCGATATGATAGTGGGTACTAGTTACAACACGCGACTGGTTTGGCAACAGAAGGCCGAGTATAGAGCTATTCCTTTCAAGAAGAGAGTAAAAGAGGTATTCTACACGGATCCAAGTCAACAAATAATCAgg GGTGTGATAGCCAGGGACTTGGACCACAATGACGCAACAGCCACTATAACTGCAGGGGGCGTGGGGTCCAGCTTCGTTAACATTCGTATGAAGAGCGAACGCGGCGGCAGCCTAAATTACCAAATCGAGATTTACGTGTAA
- the LOC125064930 gene encoding hyccin: protein MAEWKHLITEWLNEYSALRENELKSFAAEHEHNHEIATAIFNLLYCEDENESQSNKKGDEFDQQMLENVCTQLFSFYRSKEIELHRFTLQFVPTLIYRYLSSVAQGNTKSCRCIETLLIGLYNFEVVDENGKPKVVSFRLPSLAQASIYHEPLSLGSQFLTESALRRWEECNTKLVSWGPHSQVEVINAQNRLKVMAALFFIYNRHLSLLPKLALRHFCIASSRIVTQGFQKKSGAAVGRSIPRIPVSSNFLLEMIEGSYFAMFNEFYTLAFQAVKDIDQRAEYELLPDVMLVTSAVINSLKNSPSGQPCDGPMGISVALSPATTTVTMSKSMITNASFRTKKLPDDIPIQAGQVAPIDSADMLTSITEEGEADTPIQRGTGVRNSKPKLSAFPGLGKKSKDAKDKTGTTAEKKVTVKDASKGIWNSLSGGGDMVDAQQKTNAVDSFDGNGSIKDEISMTSVQNSTENSDTRSQVTTDSLDMETTPRFAAMQVSSV, encoded by the exons ATGGCTGAATGGAAACATTTAATAACAGAATGGTTAAATGAGTATTCTGCTCTGAgagaaaatgaattaaaaagttttgcAGCAGAACATGAACACAATCATGAAATAGCAActgcaatatttaatttattatattgcgaAGATGAAAATGAAAGTCAAAGTAACAAAAAAGGTGATGAATTTGACCAAcag ATGTTAGAGAATGTCTGTACACAATTATTCAGTTTCTATAGATCAAAAGAAATTGAACTTCATAGATTTACCCTTCAATTTGTTCCAACTTTGATTTATCGGTACTTAAGTTCAGTTGCTCAAGGTAACACAAAATCATGCAGGTGCATTGAAACTCTATTGATTG GCTTATATAACTTTGAAGTTGTTGATGAAAATGGAAAACCCAAAGTTGTCTCCTTTAGATTACCATCCCTAGCACAAGCTTCAATTTATCATGAg cCATTATCTCTAGGTTCTCAATTTCTAACTGAAAGTGCACTACGGAGATGGGAAGAGTGTAATACAAAGTTGGTAAGCTGGGGCCCTCACTCCCAAGTTGAAGTTATCAATGCCCAGAATCGACTCAAAGTAATGGCAGCTCTCTTCTTCATTTATAACCGTCACCTAAGTTTATTGCCAAAGCTAGCACTAAGACATTTCTGTATTGCATCATCAAG aataGTTACACAAGGATTCCAAAAAAAAAGTGGTGCTGCTGTCGGTAGATCTATACCTCGAATACCAGTCTCTTCCAACTTCCTCCTAGAAATGATAGAGGGTTCATACTTTGCAatgtttaatgaattttatacatTAGCATTCCAGGCAGTCAAAGATATAGACCAACGAGCTGAATATGAATTATTGCCTGATGTCATGTTGGTCACAAGTGCCGTAATTAATTCATTGAAGAACAGTCCTTCtg gtCAACCATGCGATGGTCCAATGGGCATAAGTGTGGCATTGTCACCAGCTACTACCACGGTTACTATGTCAAAATCAATGATAACAAACGCATCATTCCGCACCAAAAAACTACCAG ACGACATTCCCATACAAGCTGGACAAGTAGCGCCCATAGATTCAGCGGACATGCTCACGTCAATCACCGAAGAGGGCGAGGCTGACACTCCCATACAACGAGGCACCGGTGTGCGGAACTCTAAACCTAAATTGAGTGCATTTCCCGGATTAGGCAAAAAGTCAAAAGATGCCAAAGACAAAACTGGTACGACAGCTGAGAAAAAGGTTACCGTCAAAGATGCCTCCAAGGGTATTTGGAATTCCCTCAGCGGCGGTGGCGATATGGTTGACGCGCAACAAAAAACAAACGCCGTAGACTCTTTCGACGGTAATGGAAGCATAAAAGATGAAATTTCAATGACATCAGTCCAAAACAGTACCGAAAACTCTGACACGCGATCGCAGGTGACGACCGACTCCTTGGACATGGAAACGACACCACGTTTCGCCGCTATGCAAGTTAGCTCTGTATAA
- the LOC125064723 gene encoding sodium-coupled monocarboxylate transporter 1 yields the protein MDLFKNYRRTENAFQEILALIWILSFISATQATKLPLELNSTNNSDIFQPRNETKVSLFTWEDYSVLVAMLIISCAIGVFYAYFGEKQLTGDDFLLGGSSMGTFPMALSLAASFITAIELLGNPAEMYVAGGQFWMICLAFVLVIPVTSHLYLPVFMRLRLTSCYEYLEVRFCKSMRVYASALYMMQMILYTAVAVYAPALALSDVTGLNTYLAVSVVYIVCIFYASQGGMKAVIMTDTFQSAVLLGSLAAVLALGVAQEGGSDSIWDHARRTDRLHFFDMNPDPTVRHSFWSVVVGGTIYWISMFCANQASIQKYLSVERLSQARIALWVSAIGLVSVYSVNFATGALLANHYAGCDPIKAGVINASDRLLPLYVVRQLGEHPGVPGFFVAGIFAASLGTVASALNSLSAIACQDLATGLLGITLPEEKGAAIARWVCLGCGALSFALVFAVERLGPVLQLALSFNGMIGGVSLGLFSLGMLFPWANAKGAIAGGVFGLILVVAAGGGAQFAHVPLPRLPTSIDSCPVSLNNTSFINSEPAENHDDAVFWLFRVSYLWYTSLGCVGTLLIGLIVSVVTGVTDPADVPIDLISPPVINFLNSLPIKIKKALRVPTRMGSERRRSSSVRPPNLADDKDTRRRRRLSELAGGVFYSDAPTLTRGHDNLALGLDSEKPPPEEAKRRSFKLDAPLNPNGPQTSTC from the exons ATGGacttattcaaaaattataGAAGGACAGAAAATGCTTTTCAG GAAATTTTAGCATTAATTTGGATTTTGAGTTTCATATCAGCAACACAAGCAACCAAGCTTCCTCTTGAACTAAATAGTACCAATAATTCTGATATATTTCAACCAAGAAATGAAACTAAGGTTTCACTGTTTACATGGGAGGATTACAGTGTTCTTGTTGCGATGCTTATTATCTCCTGCGCCATAGGCGTCTTTTACGCATATTTTGGTGAAAAGCAGCTGACAGGAGATGATTTTTTACTGGGAGGATCTTCTATGGGAACATTTCCAATGGCTTTAAGCTTAGCAGCAAG CTTTATTACAGCCATCGAGCTACTAGGAAATCCAGCAGAAATGTACGTGGCGGGTGGACAATTTTGGATGATATGCTTAGCTTTTGTACTTGTAATTCCCGTGACTAGTCATCTATATCTTCCGGTTTTTATGAGACTGAGATTAACATCATGCTATGAATATCTG GAAGTCCGTTTCTGCAAATCAATGCGTGTTTACGCGAGCGCACTCTACATGATGCAAATGATATTGTATACGGCAGTGGCTGTATACGCTCCAGCACTCGCACTATCTGATG tgaccggattaaatacgtatttggCAGTATCAGTGGTTTATATAGTGTGTATATTCTATGCATCTCAG GGTGGAATGAAAGCAGTTATTATGACTGATACTTTTCAGTCAGCAGTCCTTCTTGGGTCATTGGCCGCAGTTCTTGCACTCGGTGTAGCCCAAGAAGGTGGCTCTGACTCCATTTGGGATCACGCCCGACGCACTGACCGACTACACTTCTttga caTGAATCCTGATCCCACCGTGCGACATTCATTTTGGTCAGTGGTGGTCGGCGGCACTATATACTGGATAAGCATGTTTTGTGCCAATCAAGCTTctatacaaaagtatttatcAGTTGAACGCTTATCTCAAGCTCGAATTGCTCTTTGGGTTTCTGCTATCGGCTTAGTATCGGTCTATTCAGTGAATTTCGCTACTGGGGCTCTCTTAGCCAATCACTACGCAGGATGTGATCCGATAAAG GCGGGCGTTATTAACGCTTCAGATCGTCTCCTACCTCTATATGTAGTCCGGCAGCTTGGAGAACACCCCGGTGTGCCCGGCTTTTTTGTAGCAGGCATATTCGCGGCAAGTCTTGG caCTGTTGCATCTGCTTTAAATTCATTATCAGCAATTGCTTGTCAAGATTTAGCGACTGGGTTGTTGGGCATCACTTTACCCGAAGAAAAAGGGGCAGCA ATTGCTAGATGGGTTTGTCTTGGATGTGGGGCACTTTCTTTCGCACTAGTATTCGCTGTAGAAAGGTTGGGACCAGTTCTTCAGCTCGCACTCTCATTCAATGGTATGATCGGAGGTGTCTCACTTGGGCTCTTCAGTCTCGGAATGCTATTTCCTTGGGCAAATGCAAAG gGTGCTATAGCTGGAGGTGTGTTTGGGCTTATTCTGGTGGTAGCTGCGGGTGGCGGAGCACAATTCGCTCACGTGCCTTTGCCACGCCTTCCAACATCGATTGATTCTTGCCCAGTATCTCTCAACAATACATCCTTTATTAACTCCGAGCCTGC AGAAAACCACGATGATGCTGTTTTCTGGCTGTTTAGAGTATCATATTTATGGTATACGAGCTTAGGCTGCGTGGGCACGCTGCTCATTGGTCTAATAGTATCTGTAGTTACTGGAGTAACAGACCCCGCAGATGTACCCATTGACCTTATCTCACCACCGGTTATCAACTTCCTTAATTCATTGCCCATCAAAATCAAg aaagCATTACGAGTGCCAACGCGCATGGGTTCAGAACGACGGAGGAGTTCCAGTGTAAGACCGCCGAATTTAGCCGACGACAAAGACACGAGACGTCGTCGCCGATTATCTGAACTCGCGGGTGGCGTTTTTTACAGCGACGCTCCCACGCTTACACGGGGACATGACAACTTGGCTTTGGGGCTGGATTCTGAAAAACCACCACCGGAAGAAGCCAAGCGCAGGAGTTTCAAACTCGACGCTCCATTGAATCCCAACGGTCCACAAACTTCTACGTGTTAA
- the LOC125064539 gene encoding Golgi reassembly-stacking protein 2: protein MGSSQSSEVPGGGSEGYHILRVQDGSPGQKANLEPFFDFIVAIENTRLDQDNDTLKTLLKQNIDKTIKMRIYSTKTQSVRELMITPSQDWGGQGLLGVSIRFCSFEGANENVWHILEVHPSSPAELAGLRPFSDYIIGADSIMHESEDLFTLIEAHEGRALKLFVYNINDDSCREVLITPNHNWGGEGSLGCGIGYGYLHRIPIRSTQLMANQNQHIAPTPMVSSQNTNVHQDTLLSGIQSLNIANETTPLVNDNQGTHQPDTIQVSQPPFLSGVPMVNPGAYTTSFNNVPQSMPDYVSTQPGMSSTPLSQTQSVVSNMAAYSSNLAETTLTNLGSIPSVSNMQPPAPLPNLPGIPMNQPQPYIPMMQNYSQSQVSTPLQQTSPNLVPTFDMTSFTQAPMQPPPLSSGLPIVTPVSLPGMPSITVSATLPVSTMQEIHQQQVLQQQDLLS, encoded by the exons ATGGGTTCTTCACAAAGTTCTGAAGTTCCAGGGGGTGGTTCGGAGGGATATCATATCCTTAGA GTCCAAGACGGTTCACCAGGCCAAAAAGCCAATCTCGAACCATTTTTTGATTTCATTGTAGCTATTGAAAACACTAGGCTAGACCAAGATAATGATACTCTTAAAACACTCCTAAAACAGAATATTGATAAAACTATAAAGATGCGGATTTATAGCACAAAAACACAATCGGTGAGAGAGTTGATGATAACACCTAGTCAAGATTGGGGAGGCCAAGGACTGCTCGGCGTCAGTATTCGATTTTGTTCATTTGAAGGTGCTAATGAAAATGTGTGGCATATACTG GAAGTACATCCATCTTCTCCTGCAGAGTTAGCTGGATTAAGACCTTTCTCAGATTACATAATAGGAGCTGATTCTATTATGCATGAAAGTGAAGATCTGTTTACATTAATAGAAGCACATGAGGGAAGAGCCCTAAAgctctttgtttataatataaatgatgataGCTGCCGTGAAGTTCTCATTACACCAAATCACAATTGGGGTGGAGAAGGTAGTCTTGGGTGTGGTATTGGTTATGGATACCTGCACAGAATTCCAATTAGAAGCACCCAACTAATGgcaaatcaaaatcaacacATAGCACCAACACCAATG gtaTCATCTCAGAACACTAATGTGCACCAAGATACTTTGTTGTCTGGTattcaaagtttaaatattgcaaatgaAACTACACCACTTGTTAATGATAATCAAGGCACACATCAGCCAGATACAATTCAGGTTTCTCAACCACCATTTTTATCTGGAGTGCCTATGGTCAATCCTGGGGCATATACAACATCATTTAACAATGTACCACAGAGCATGCCAGATTATGTAAGCACACAACCGGGCATGTCTTCAACACCTTTGTCACAAACACAATCAGTGGTATCGAATATGGCTGCCTATTCTAGCa acctTGCAGAGACTACTTTGACCAACTTAGGTAGTATACCGTCAGTTTCTAACATGCAACCACCAGCTCCATTACCAAATTTACCGGGTATTCCAATGAATCAGCCTCAACCGTACATACCTATGATGCAAAATTATTCACAATCTCAAGTATCAACACCTTTGCAACAGACCTCTCCTAATTTAGTTCCAACATTTGACATGACAAGTTTTACACAAGCTCCTATGCAGCCTCCACCATTGAGCAGTGGTTTACCCATAGTGACTCCTGTTTCATTGCCAGGAATGCCCTCAATTACTGTTAGTGCAACTCTTCCAGTTTCAACTATGCAAGAAATTCATCAACAGCAAGTTCTACAGCAGCAAGATCTACTATCATGA
- the LOC125064681 gene encoding extensin, translating into MCDKMVLRSLVFAIIAACVVARPEPPSSYGPPSTSYGVPAAQYGPPQQPIVHKHVYVHVPPPDNELPALRKPVYVPPPQKHYKIVFIKAPTPPTPTAPIIPVQPQSEEKTLVYVLVKKPEEQPEIVIPTPAPTQPSKPEVYFIRYKTQKQEGYPAAAPPAPEYGPPASAPSSEYGAP; encoded by the exons ATGTGCGACAAAATG GTATTACGGTCATTGGTATTCGCGATAATCGCAGCATGCGTTGTTGCACGTCCTGAACCGCCATCATCGTACGGGCCACCATCTACCTCATACGGTGTACCGGCGGCACAGTATGGACCACCTCAACAGCCTATCGTACACAAACATGTGTACGTACATGTGCCGCCACCAGACAACGAATTGCCCGCTCTGCGCAAGCCGGTATACGTGCCACCGCCACAGAAACACtacaaaatagttttcattaagGCACCTACCCCGCCGACTCCGACCGCACCGATAATTCCTGTGCAGCCACAAAGCGAAGAAAAGACACTTGTTTACGTATTGGTCAAGAAGCCGGAAGAGCAACCAGAGATCGTTATTCCCACTCCAGCACCCACCCAACCTTCCAAACCAGAAGTTTACTTCATCAGATATAAGACCCAg aaacaAGAAGGATACCCCGCCGCCGCTCCTCCAGCACCAGAGTATGGGCCACCTGCTTCAGCTCCATCTTCAGAATATGGTGCtccttaa